One Nostoc sp. UHCC 0302 DNA window includes the following coding sequences:
- a CDS encoding HAD hydrolase-like protein gives MPLSAVLFDLDGTLTDPKLGITRCIQYALFELGYSPPDADELHWCIGPPLKDSFSQLLKTLDGTVIEQAILLYRRRFATIGLFENSIYPQITAVLKAIRFAGYKTFVATSKPYIYAMQIIEYFGLSLLFDGVYGSELDGTRSIKGDLIQHILLTEKLLPSTVVMVGDNFVKLR, from the coding sequence ATGCCTTTATCTGCTGTTCTTTTTGATTTAGACGGGACTTTGACAGATCCTAAGCTTGGTATCACTCGCTGCATACAGTATGCTCTATTTGAACTTGGCTACAGTCCACCGGATGCTGATGAATTGCATTGGTGTATTGGCCCGCCACTGAAAGACAGCTTTTCGCAGTTACTAAAGACCCTAGATGGCACAGTAATTGAACAGGCAATTTTACTATATCGTCGTCGCTTTGCCACTATAGGATTATTTGAAAACTCCATTTATCCCCAAATTACAGCAGTTCTAAAAGCCATTCGTTTTGCTGGTTATAAAACTTTTGTTGCAACTTCAAAACCATATATTTATGCTATGCAAATTATTGAATATTTTGGTTTATCTTTGCTTTTTGATGGTGTTTATGGAAGTGAACTTGACGGAACACGGAGCATAAAAGGTGACTTAATTCAGCATATTTTATTAACAGAAAAACTTTTACCCTCTACTGTAGTGATGGTAGGCGATAACTTCGTTAAGCTTCGCTAA
- a CDS encoding class I SAM-dependent methyltransferase — translation MTTTISFDRVSDIYDATRGLPPGISEQVTDFIIKLVSPTPDTKFYETGIGTGRIAVPIAKRGYSYTGVDVSEKMLAELHRKLEGVSHRLTAIKADATSLPFDDNSFDVALTVHVFHLISAWKQALAEIRRVLKPGGILLYTHGQANSTSADSDFNLQRLEFIEHWRAILDGYGHPLPRYGASEEEVLTELQAQGATFEIQIAAQWQVEDTVGKLLENQENKIQSAAWAIPDDIFTRAVKDLREWSLQRYGSLDYILPQERQFKIVVVRKWA, via the coding sequence ATGACTACAACAATTTCATTTGACCGAGTTTCTGATATTTACGATGCAACGCGAGGATTACCGCCCGGTATCTCTGAACAAGTAACTGACTTTATCATTAAGTTAGTTTCACCTACACCAGATACTAAATTCTATGAAACGGGTATTGGTACTGGCAGAATAGCTGTACCAATTGCTAAAAGAGGCTATTCATACACTGGTGTAGATGTTTCTGAAAAGATGCTAGCTGAGTTACACCGCAAGCTAGAAGGTGTATCCCATCGGCTGACAGCAATTAAAGCGGATGCTACTTCTTTACCGTTTGATGATAATTCTTTCGATGTGGCATTGACAGTTCATGTGTTTCACTTGATTTCTGCTTGGAAGCAAGCTTTAGCTGAAATTCGGCGGGTTCTCAAGCCTGGTGGTATTCTGCTCTACACTCACGGTCAGGCTAACTCTACTAGTGCTGATTCAGATTTTAATTTACAAAGGTTGGAATTTATTGAGCATTGGAGAGCTATTTTGGATGGTTACGGTCATCCTCTACCACGCTACGGCGCGAGTGAAGAAGAGGTATTAACAGAGTTGCAAGCACAAGGCGCGACTTTTGAAATCCAAATTGCTGCCCAATGGCAAGTTGAAGACACTGTAGGCAAATTGTTAGAAAACCAAGAAAACAAAATCCAAAGTGCAGCTTGGGCTATCCCTGATGATATTTTTACTCGTGCTGTGAAAGACTTGCGGGAGTGGTCTTTGCAACGCTACGGTTCACTAGACTACATCTTGCCCCAAGAACGCCAGTTCAAGATTGTTGTAGTACGTAAGTGGGCTTGA
- a CDS encoding class I SAM-dependent methyltransferase, with product MASTISFDRVSDIYDATRGLPPGISEQVTDAILNIVSPKDETKFFEIGIGTGRIAIPIAKRGYSYTGVDISEKMLAELHRKLEGVSYRLTAIKGDATSLPFEDNSFDVALTVHVLHLVSAWKQALAEIRRVLKPSSSYLYTIESNQANKDSNQGRLDFQRRWEEIIAGYGYPLPRYGATEEEVLTELRAQGATLETVIAAKWKSELTVNKLLQYYQNRVSRHSWHLPDDVFTNAFNDLQKWALEHYGSLDYDLSGETQFKIVVVRNWA from the coding sequence ATGGCTTCAACAATTTCCTTCGACCGAGTTTCTGATATTTACGATGCAACGCGGGGACTACCACCTGGAATTTCTGAGCAAGTAACTGACGCTATTCTCAATATTGTTTCACCAAAAGACGAAACTAAATTTTTTGAAATAGGTATTGGTACAGGCAGAATTGCTATACCAATTGCCAAAAGAGGCTATTCATACACTGGTGTAGATATCTCAGAAAAGATGTTAGCTGAATTGCACCGCAAGCTAGAGGGTGTGTCTTACCGACTCACAGCTATTAAGGGCGATGCTACTTCTTTGCCTTTTGAAGATAACTCTTTCGATGTCGCATTAACAGTTCATGTGCTTCATCTAGTTTCTGCTTGGAAGCAAGCTTTAGCAGAAATTCGGCGCGTCCTCAAACCAAGCAGTAGTTATCTCTATACTATTGAATCTAATCAGGCAAATAAAGATAGCAATCAGGGTAGACTTGATTTTCAACGACGTTGGGAAGAAATCATCGCCGGCTATGGTTATCCTTTACCGCGTTACGGTGCAACAGAAGAAGAGGTGTTAACAGAACTACGCGCCCAAGGTGCAACTTTAGAAACAGTTATTGCAGCTAAATGGAAATCTGAACTAACTGTAAACAAATTGCTGCAATATTATCAGAATAGGGTTTCTCGTCATAGCTGGCATCTTCCTGATGATGTTTTCACTAATGCATTTAACGATTTACAAAAGTGGGCTTTAGAACACTATGGTTCTCTGGATTACGATTTATCAGGTGAAACTCAATTTAAGATTGTTGTAGTTCGTAATTGGGCATAG
- a CDS encoding LLM class flavin-dependent oxidoreductase, translating into MSTKKQLKLGAFLPGSGHHVAAWRHPNAQADGGLNFQHYKQLAQTAERGKFDMVFLADGLAVWDRGQGTEAFSRSGQFSVHFEPLTLLSALSVVTERIGLVATASTTYEEPFHLARKFASLDYLSGGRAGWNVVTSSAEAAAQNFSREQHLEHALRYDRAREFLEVTSKLWDSWEDDAFIRNKESGVYFTPEKLHIPNHKGKHFSVRGPLNVARPPQGYPVIVQAGSSEAGQELAAQTAEAIFTAQQTLAEAQAFYSSVKGRLAKYGRSPEHLKIMPGVFPVIGRTEEEAKEKYEQLQELIHPSVGLGLLSGLVGGHDLSKYPLDGPLPDLPDTNAGKSRLQLITDLARRENLTIRQLYLWIAGARGHRTILGTPQQIADQLEDWFVNGGADGFNIMPPWLPGGLDEFVDLVIPELQRRELFRTEYEGQTLRENLGLLRPENQFSKIVESPELVSAAT; encoded by the coding sequence ATGAGTACGAAAAAACAACTTAAACTCGGAGCATTTTTACCCGGTAGTGGTCATCACGTCGCAGCATGGCGACACCCTAACGCCCAAGCAGATGGGGGTTTAAATTTCCAGCATTATAAGCAGCTGGCACAGACTGCCGAACGCGGCAAGTTTGATATGGTTTTCCTCGCAGATGGTTTAGCCGTCTGGGATAGAGGACAAGGAACTGAAGCTTTTAGCCGTTCGGGACAATTTAGCGTTCATTTTGAGCCTCTAACTTTGTTATCGGCTTTGTCTGTAGTGACAGAACGCATTGGCTTGGTAGCGACAGCATCGACAACTTATGAGGAACCTTTTCACCTCGCCCGCAAATTTGCATCCTTAGACTATCTCAGCGGTGGCCGTGCTGGGTGGAACGTTGTGACTTCTTCTGCCGAAGCCGCAGCTCAGAACTTCAGCCGGGAACAGCATTTGGAACACGCACTGCGCTACGATCGCGCAAGAGAATTCTTGGAGGTTACTAGCAAGCTTTGGGACAGTTGGGAGGATGATGCATTTATCCGCAATAAGGAATCAGGTGTTTACTTTACTCCAGAGAAACTGCATATTCCTAATCACAAGGGCAAACATTTCTCTGTGCGCGGCCCGCTGAATGTCGCCCGTCCACCGCAGGGATACCCAGTGATTGTTCAAGCTGGATCTTCTGAAGCTGGACAAGAACTAGCTGCACAAACAGCAGAAGCAATCTTCACCGCCCAGCAGACGCTTGCAGAAGCACAGGCTTTTTATTCTAGTGTTAAGGGCAGACTCGCCAAATACGGACGTTCCCCTGAACATCTCAAGATTATGCCGGGTGTATTTCCGGTAATTGGTAGAACTGAAGAGGAAGCGAAAGAGAAGTACGAGCAACTTCAGGAACTGATTCATCCGTCGGTTGGATTAGGACTGCTTTCCGGGTTGGTTGGCGGACATGATTTATCGAAATACCCCTTGGATGGGCCATTGCCGGATTTACCAGATACTAATGCTGGCAAAAGCCGTTTGCAGCTCATTACTGACCTTGCTCGGAGAGAGAATTTAACGATTAGGCAACTGTATTTGTGGATTGCTGGCGCACGCGGGCATCGAACAATCCTTGGCACACCCCAACAGATTGCTGATCAACTAGAAGACTGGTTCGTTAATGGTGGGGCTGATGGATTCAACATTATGCCGCCTTGGTTACCTGGAGGTTTAGATGAATTCGTGGACTTAGTAATTCCCGAATTGCAACGGCGGGAACTGTTCCGTACGGAGTACGAAGGACAAACTCTGCGGGAAAACCTTGGTTTACTCCGTCCAGAAAACCAATTCAGCAAAATTGTAGAATCTCCTGAACTAGTTAGCGCTGCTACATAA
- a CDS encoding methyltransferase domain-containing protein has product MPDKWNPELYEQFQAERSRPFYDLVNMIHRQENLRVLDLGCGTGKLTKYLHETLAAQETLGVDASEKMLQKAREFEGDGLKFEQRQIEENPGEGLFDVVFSNAALQWLTGHEVLFEKLRTKLRPGGQLAVQVPTMDNEPVHKIAVETAKEFSQELRGYVRRLEVLSPEAYARLLYKLGFVKQEVKLQIYGHVLPSREAVVEWYRGTLLTAYESQLDAQTYERFVERYREKLFDLLEDERPFFFPYKRILMWGRI; this is encoded by the coding sequence ATGCCAGATAAATGGAATCCAGAACTATATGAACAATTTCAAGCCGAAAGAAGTCGCCCGTTCTACGACTTGGTAAACATGATACATCGGCAAGAAAACTTAAGAGTTCTGGATTTAGGATGTGGAACGGGAAAGTTAACGAAGTATCTGCATGAAACCTTAGCAGCACAAGAGACCTTGGGAGTAGATGCTTCCGAGAAAATGCTGCAAAAGGCTCGTGAGTTTGAGGGTGATGGACTAAAGTTTGAGCAAAGACAAATTGAGGAGAATCCGGGAGAAGGGCTGTTTGATGTAGTGTTTTCTAATGCCGCATTGCAGTGGTTAACGGGACATGAAGTGTTATTTGAGAAGTTACGGACAAAACTACGACCTGGAGGGCAGCTTGCTGTACAAGTACCAACAATGGACAATGAGCCAGTCCATAAGATAGCAGTTGAGACTGCAAAGGAATTTAGTCAGGAATTGAGGGGATATGTGCGGCGTTTAGAAGTCCTTTCTCCAGAAGCCTACGCTAGATTGCTTTATAAATTGGGCTTTGTGAAGCAAGAAGTAAAGCTGCAAATTTATGGTCATGTGCTGCCATCACGAGAAGCCGTAGTGGAGTGGTATCGCGGAACCCTGCTAACAGCATATGAGTCGCAACTGGATGCCCAAACCTATGAGCGATTTGTAGAACGGTATCGAGAGAAATTGTTTGACTTGCTAGAAGATGAGCGTCCGTTCTTTTTTCCCTACAAACGCATCTTAATGTGGGGGCGTATTTAA
- a CDS encoding sulfite exporter TauE/SafE family protein, translating to MPPSLTFIHSLILLSTAFIAGGLNAVAGGGSFITFPALIFTGVPPIAANATNNTAIWVAALASAGAYRKDLGIQRQVFVLLCGISLVGGIIGSVALLHTSSDVFSKLIPYLLLVATLIFTFGDALRGWLQLQNQKSSPESISLFNLALAQFAIAIYGGFFGAGLGILMLATLSFLGIKSIHTMNAFKTFLGSCINGIAIVPFIFAGVIAWHQAILMAVAASLGGYLSAHYARKLEPQLIRKFVIVVAFSMTAYFFIHG from the coding sequence ATGCCACCATCTTTAACCTTTATCCATAGCTTAATTCTGTTGAGTACCGCCTTCATCGCAGGTGGACTGAATGCTGTAGCAGGTGGTGGAAGCTTTATTACTTTTCCTGCACTCATCTTCACAGGTGTACCGCCGATCGCAGCTAATGCTACAAATAATACTGCGATTTGGGTGGCTGCTCTCGCAAGTGCTGGAGCTTACCGTAAAGATTTGGGCATCCAGCGGCAGGTTTTTGTACTCTTATGTGGTATCAGTTTAGTTGGTGGAATTATTGGCTCTGTAGCTTTATTACATACATCATCAGATGTATTTAGTAAACTGATTCCCTATTTATTACTGGTGGCAACACTAATATTCACCTTCGGCGATGCTCTTAGAGGTTGGTTGCAACTTCAGAATCAAAAGTCATCACCTGAGTCTATATCTTTATTTAATCTGGCATTGGCTCAATTTGCGATCGCTATCTATGGCGGTTTCTTTGGGGCAGGTCTAGGAATTTTAATGCTGGCGACTTTATCGTTTTTAGGCATCAAAAGTATTCACACCATGAATGCCTTTAAAACATTTCTGGGAAGTTGTATCAATGGAATTGCGATCGTCCCGTTTATTTTTGCGGGTGTGATTGCTTGGCATCAGGCAATTTTGATGGCAGTCGCTGCTTCTTTGGGTGGTTATTTAAGCGCTCACTATGCTCGTAAACTTGAACCTCAATTAATTCGTAAATTTGTCATAGTTGTTGCCTTCAGCATGACCGCCTACTTTTTTATTCACGGTTAA
- a CDS encoding TauD/TfdA family dioxygenase, with the protein MGSQYFDIKPVAGRIGAEIIGVNLSSNLSDDIISDIRKTLVKYKVIFFRDQQQLDANGQIAFARRFGELTTAHPTVPSLPENPEILDLNYGRTTSRANSWHTDVTFVDRPPLGSILRALEIPPSGGDTIWANSVTAYQDLPTHLRNLADELWAVHSNAYDYATGFDLPEDVKAYRAVFTSTVYETLHPVVRIHPESGERGLFIGGFVRQFRGLSTTESDDILRLLQAYVTRPENTVRWRWQVGDVAFWDNRATQHYAIADYGDQPRRVQRVTIVGDLPVGINGKQSEAIKGDASSYNRREAVTV; encoded by the coding sequence ATGGGTTCTCAATACTTTGATATCAAACCAGTTGCAGGACGTATTGGTGCAGAAATTATTGGTGTTAATCTGAGTTCTAACCTCAGCGATGACATCATTAGCGATATTCGCAAAACTTTAGTCAAATACAAAGTGATCTTTTTCCGCGATCAGCAACAGCTCGACGCTAATGGACAGATCGCCTTTGCTCGTCGTTTCGGTGAACTCACTACAGCCCACCCCACCGTACCCTCGCTGCCAGAAAACCCAGAAATCTTAGACCTGAATTATGGCCGCACCACTTCCCGCGCCAATAGCTGGCATACGGATGTAACATTCGTAGACCGTCCTCCTCTCGGTTCTATCTTACGAGCGCTTGAAATTCCCCCAAGCGGAGGCGATACAATCTGGGCAAACTCCGTGACTGCGTACCAAGATTTACCTACACATCTGCGTAATCTTGCAGACGAACTTTGGGCAGTACACAGCAATGCCTACGACTATGCAACTGGATTTGACCTACCTGAAGATGTCAAGGCTTACCGGGCTGTCTTCACCTCAACTGTATACGAGACTCTGCACCCAGTTGTACGCATACATCCCGAATCTGGGGAGCGCGGGTTATTCATCGGCGGATTTGTGCGCCAGTTCCGTGGCTTATCAACAACTGAATCAGATGACATTCTTCGGCTGTTGCAAGCTTATGTAACACGTCCTGAGAATACAGTCCGCTGGCGTTGGCAAGTTGGTGACGTCGCCTTTTGGGATAACCGGGCTACTCAACATTATGCGATCGCCGATTACGGTGACCAGCCGCGCCGCGTTCAGCGAGTCACAATTGTCGGCGACCTCCCAGTTGGAATCAATGGTAAACAAAGTGAGGCTATCAAGGGAGATGCTTCTAGCTACAACCGACGTGAGGCAGTGACTGTGTAG
- a CDS encoding glutathione S-transferase N-terminal domain-containing protein produces MKLFYTDKSQYARIARVAIIELSLTERVELQKVTVRDRNSELLNYNPTGKVPTLATDDGFILSETRIIVSYLNRLNPEIKIVADDSDGFSQQLEGFTTAFIDGISTWARERIFRAESEQSPKIIELERSRALRILDYFEKISDKLDQTPKLAHITLASALGLEIRLPELQWRQNYPKVAQWYDEFSARPSLQETKPDS; encoded by the coding sequence ATGAAACTCTTTTACACGGATAAATCCCAATATGCACGCATAGCGCGGGTTGCGATCATTGAACTCAGTTTAACTGAGCGCGTCGAACTGCAAAAAGTCACAGTACGCGATCGCAATAGCGAATTACTCAATTACAATCCCACAGGTAAAGTTCCCACCCTAGCGACTGATGACGGATTCATCTTGAGTGAAACGCGGATCATCGTCAGTTATCTCAATCGCTTAAATCCCGAAATCAAAATTGTCGCTGACGATTCCGACGGATTTTCACAGCAGCTTGAAGGTTTTACAACTGCATTTATAGATGGTATCAGTACGTGGGCAAGAGAGCGTATCTTTCGTGCAGAAAGCGAGCAATCACCAAAAATAATCGAGTTAGAGCGATCACGGGCTTTAAGAATCTTGGACTACTTCGAGAAAATTTCAGATAAACTCGACCAAACTCCTAAGCTTGCTCATATAACCCTCGCGTCTGCACTGGGGCTGGAGATTCGTTTGCCGGAATTGCAATGGCGGCAGAATTATCCTAAAGTTGCACAGTGGTATGATGAATTCTCTGCACGTCCCTCTCTGCAAGAGACGAAACCAGACTCTTAA
- a CDS encoding NUDIX hydrolase produces the protein MNSFNWTLLSSKYLVQDRWLSLRADTCQMPNGLIVEPFYVLEYSTWVNIVAITKNQEVVLVKQYRHGIQKTVLELPGGSMDSQDNSPLEAAKRELLEESGYTSSNFVETGIISPNSATHNNLIHCFLATDVELVADLKLDITEEIEVLLLPLEELIKNIDSGIILQAFHISSLFFALKKLGKVQFY, from the coding sequence GTGAATTCATTTAATTGGACTCTATTAAGTTCTAAATATTTGGTGCAAGATAGATGGCTTTCACTACGCGCTGATACCTGTCAAATGCCAAATGGATTAATAGTTGAACCTTTCTATGTTCTGGAATATTCTACATGGGTAAATATCGTCGCAATAACTAAAAACCAGGAAGTTGTTTTAGTTAAACAATATCGCCACGGTATACAAAAAACAGTTTTAGAATTACCAGGTGGTTCTATGGATTCACAGGATAACTCTCCACTGGAAGCAGCAAAACGTGAGTTATTAGAAGAATCAGGATACACTAGCAGTAATTTTGTTGAGACAGGTATAATCTCACCTAATTCAGCAACACACAATAATTTAATTCATTGTTTTTTAGCAACAGATGTTGAACTTGTAGCTGATTTAAAGTTAGACATTACAGAAGAAATTGAGGTATTATTGTTACCCTTAGAAGAGCTAATTAAAAATATTGATAGTGGAATTATTCTACAGGCATTTCATATTAGCTCATTATTTTTTGCTTTAAAAAAACTTGGTAAAGTGCAATTTTATTAG
- a CDS encoding class I SAM-dependent methyltransferase, translating into MTIYQAIASIPTLIQQAQTLATQLEFSESSHPEVGRLLSVLTSHIIQGQIAEIGTGCGVGAAWIASALHPDTTFITIESNRDRATLVQQLFSYQSNVRVLQGDWHDLLIYAPFDLIFADGGKAKVAEPQTLINALKLGGLIVLDDLTPEEYWPPEWQGRTDPVREFWLKDSRIAATEIRVTAKNAVILATRIY; encoded by the coding sequence ATGACAATTTATCAAGCGATCGCTTCTATTCCCACATTAATACAACAAGCGCAAACCCTAGCTACACAACTTGAGTTTTCTGAATCCTCGCACCCGGAAGTTGGTCGCTTGTTATCTGTCCTCACCAGCCATATCATACAAGGTCAGATTGCTGAAATTGGTACTGGCTGCGGAGTTGGTGCGGCTTGGATTGCAAGTGCATTACATCCAGATACTACATTTATCACTATAGAGAGCAATCGCGATCGTGCTACTCTTGTCCAACAGCTCTTTAGCTACCAGTCTAATGTTCGCGTACTTCAAGGCGACTGGCACGATCTACTTATTTATGCTCCCTTTGATTTGATATTTGCCGATGGTGGCAAAGCAAAAGTCGCAGAACCTCAAACATTGATCAATGCTCTCAAACTTGGGGGCTTGATTGTACTCGACGACCTCACACCCGAAGAATACTGGCCTCCAGAATGGCAAGGACGCACAGATCCAGTAAGAGAATTTTGGCTTAAAGATTCTCGTATTGCTGCTACAGAAATTCGAGTGACAGCAAAAAATGCAGTGATTCTAGCAACGCGTATTTATTGA
- the hisC gene encoding histidinol-phosphate transaminase, giving the protein MTNYFRSNIDAMASYVPGEQPQRGTKIIKLNSNENPYPPSPDALAVLRNIDGEWLRRYPEPLGGEFRQAVSKVLGVPSDWIIVGNGSDELLSVVIRACAEPGRKVVYPMPTYVLYRTLAEMQAAEIIEIPYSNDYSLPLEELIVTDGSVTFIASPNSPSGHVVPIDDLRKLASQLSGVLVIDEAYVDFAEENALALVEEYENVIIIRTLSKGYSLAGLRLGFGVANPKLLHGLFKVKDSYNIDAIACAVGTAAITDQTYKNACVAKIKASRIKLAKDLKQLGFHLWDSQTNFLLAQPPQGNAEYLYQKLKEQGILIRYFKQPGLEDKLRITVGTDEQNQTLVKTLSYLLRTGE; this is encoded by the coding sequence ATGACCAACTACTTCCGCTCTAATATTGATGCAATGGCTAGCTATGTCCCTGGTGAGCAACCACAACGCGGGACAAAAATCATCAAACTCAACAGCAATGAGAACCCATATCCTCCTTCTCCTGACGCACTTGCTGTGCTGCGAAATATCGATGGAGAGTGGTTACGGCGATATCCCGAACCATTGGGTGGTGAGTTTCGGCAAGCTGTAAGTAAAGTTCTAGGAGTTCCTAGCGATTGGATCATTGTGGGAAATGGCAGTGACGAATTGTTGAGTGTGGTGATTCGAGCCTGTGCAGAACCTGGGCGAAAAGTAGTCTATCCGATGCCAACTTACGTGCTATATCGTACATTAGCTGAGATGCAGGCTGCGGAAATTATTGAGATTCCCTACAGCAATGACTACAGTTTGCCTCTAGAAGAACTAATTGTTACTGATGGATCTGTAACATTTATTGCCTCGCCCAATAGTCCGTCGGGTCATGTAGTACCAATCGATGACCTCCGAAAACTAGCGAGTCAATTATCAGGGGTTTTAGTAATTGATGAAGCATATGTAGATTTTGCCGAAGAAAATGCATTGGCTTTGGTTGAAGAATACGAAAATGTGATCATAATTCGTACACTTTCTAAAGGATATTCCTTAGCGGGATTGCGGTTGGGTTTTGGGGTGGCGAATCCCAAATTGTTGCATGGGTTGTTTAAGGTGAAGGATAGTTATAACATTGATGCGATCGCCTGTGCAGTTGGAACAGCTGCGATTACTGACCAAACCTATAAAAATGCTTGTGTAGCAAAGATTAAGGCATCACGGATTAAGCTAGCAAAAGACTTGAAACAATTAGGTTTTCATCTTTGGGATTCCCAAACTAACTTTTTGCTGGCACAGCCTCCACAAGGAAACGCCGAATATCTCTATCAGAAACTGAAGGAGCAAGGAATTTTAATCCGTTACTTCAAGCAACCAGGACTAGAGGATAAATTACGTATTACTGTTGGTACTGATGAACAAAATCAAACTTTGGTGAAGACGTTGAGTTATTTGCTAAGAACTGGGGAGTAG
- a CDS encoding DMT family transporter — protein sequence MTFHNVTVRVLFSEHLVLGLFLLGGYVEPNLENSFLLMFMRMLLVVPLMAALSFKLYPSALKEFQGLFTQKRSYVLLQALGCGVLMFVYVASLYIAIGLIPTGIALTLFFTYPVFTALLAWKFFGDRPTRFRWLVMGIILVGGALTIPQSSASYSSHSIAIGIFASLIAGIVYAFYNVIAQKCLENFHPVPFTWISFASTLLLSGVSLLFFSPKSAQLDWTPLWIGSIFSGLVSFIGHTLNNLGIRMIGATTASIIGSSSPAMTALVAWVTISETLNLIQNLGIGIVTFGIALLSGESLIKSLKIRG from the coding sequence TTGACGTTTCACAACGTTACTGTCCGAGTCTTATTTTCAGAACATCTCGTGCTGGGTTTATTTTTACTCGGTGGATATGTTGAACCGAATTTAGAGAATTCATTCTTGCTGATGTTTATGCGAATGCTGCTAGTAGTTCCCCTCATGGCGGCTTTATCATTCAAGCTTTATCCATCTGCTCTTAAAGAATTCCAAGGATTGTTTACTCAAAAACGCTCTTATGTTCTATTGCAAGCGTTAGGCTGTGGGGTACTAATGTTTGTTTATGTTGCCTCACTCTACATCGCTATTGGCTTGATTCCCACTGGAATTGCCCTGACCCTCTTCTTCACTTATCCTGTGTTTACGGCGCTGCTTGCTTGGAAGTTTTTTGGCGATCGCCCTACGCGCTTTCGTTGGCTGGTTATGGGCATTATTCTCGTGGGCGGCGCTCTTACCATTCCTCAATCTTCTGCCAGCTACAGTAGTCATTCTATTGCTATTGGCATTTTCGCTAGCCTGATTGCTGGAATCGTTTACGCCTTTTATAACGTCATCGCCCAAAAATGTTTAGAAAATTTCCATCCAGTTCCTTTCACTTGGATCAGTTTTGCCTCTACCTTGCTGCTCTCCGGTGTGAGCTTACTGTTCTTTTCACCTAAGAGCGCCCAACTTGATTGGACGCCCCTATGGATTGGCAGCATCTTTTCTGGTCTAGTCAGCTTTATTGGTCACACTCTGAACAATCTGGGAATTCGCATGATTGGCGCAACTACCGCCTCTATAATCGGCTCTAGCAGTCCAGCAATGACAGCGCTAGTTGCATGGGTAACCATTAGCGAAACTTTAAACTTGATTCAGAATTTAGGCATTGGTATTGTCACATTTGGAATTGCGTTACTGAGTGGAGAAAGTTTGATTAAATCACTCAAAATTAGGGGTTAA
- the hpxZ gene encoding oxalurate catabolism protein HpxZ: protein MTTVNDPAVVAEVTDLYLQYEEALCNNNLEVMDNLFWDAPEVVRFGITENLYGGDEIRNFRASRPNPKIEREISNLKVVTFGNDTATVTLEFRRIINGVERFGRQSQTWYKFAEGWKVVSAHVSLLPV from the coding sequence ATGACTACAGTAAATGACCCTGCTGTTGTAGCTGAAGTGACTGATTTGTACCTCCAGTATGAAGAAGCTCTTTGTAACAACAATTTGGAGGTGATGGATAATTTGTTTTGGGATGCGCCAGAAGTAGTGCGTTTTGGGATCACAGAAAATCTCTACGGCGGCGATGAAATTCGTAACTTTCGCGCCTCCCGACCGAACCCAAAAATAGAGCGAGAAATCTCGAATCTTAAAGTTGTCACATTTGGTAATGATACTGCAACTGTGACCTTAGAATTTCGCCGCATCATTAATGGTGTAGAACGTTTTGGGCGACAAAGCCAGACTTGGTACAAATTTGCCGAGGGATGGAAAGTGGTTTCTGCTCATGTTTCATTGTTACCTGTCTGA